From Pseudofrankia saprophytica, a single genomic window includes:
- a CDS encoding amidohydrolase family protein, translating to MADTVPRPDGLPERVETLVRAAWVLTVGPEGDLADGAVHIRGGEIVAVGAYDELRAGLPDVPVVGDGTGLLIPGLVNAHTHLSEALTTGMGSELTLFEWGERIVGPLGSVLTQEDAREGTLLRAVELLLTGVTTVNDMFVHSNRDDFASLGVVDGLVGAGLRGVVSFGAEDAFEPGSPWADVKRIMDEQDDLAAAVALAAARGAPVGFRYGVGTLLGQSDELLEAGVDACRARNWAVHTHLAEVREELVAASSRWGRRTIPHALRLGMFERPLIAGHGVWVTEADVEILAGHGVAIAHNPVANMILGSGVCPVARLRAAGVAVGIGTDGAASNDSQDMLQAVKMAALLAKVHAVDPAVIDAPTVLRMATLDGARALGLDDLVGSLEPGKRADLVLLQDSVCVSMLHDPCGQLVYGASPRAVRDVWVDGRRLVDDHACVVVDERDQIERARPLARRLAIASGLAAAGVSRLAGPPDWAPRTPDRRHPWEDETEPDPTGEAQAG from the coding sequence GTGGCCGACACGGTGCCGCGTCCGGACGGCCTGCCGGAGCGCGTGGAGACGCTGGTGCGGGCCGCGTGGGTGCTCACCGTCGGCCCCGAGGGCGACCTCGCCGACGGCGCCGTTCACATCCGCGGCGGCGAGATCGTCGCGGTCGGTGCCTACGACGAGCTGCGAGCCGGCCTGCCTGACGTGCCGGTCGTCGGCGACGGGACGGGGCTGCTGATCCCGGGTCTCGTCAACGCGCACACCCACCTGTCCGAGGCGCTGACGACCGGGATGGGCTCGGAGCTGACGCTGTTCGAATGGGGGGAGCGGATCGTCGGGCCGCTCGGCTCGGTCCTCACACAGGAGGACGCCCGGGAGGGCACGCTGCTGCGCGCCGTCGAGCTGCTGCTGACCGGCGTCACCACCGTCAACGACATGTTCGTGCACAGCAACCGCGACGATTTCGCGAGCCTCGGCGTCGTCGACGGACTGGTTGGCGCCGGCCTGCGCGGCGTCGTCTCGTTCGGCGCCGAGGACGCCTTTGAGCCTGGGTCACCCTGGGCGGACGTCAAGCGGATCATGGACGAGCAGGACGACCTGGCGGCGGCCGTCGCCCTGGCGGCGGCCCGCGGCGCGCCGGTCGGCTTCCGCTACGGCGTCGGCACCCTGCTCGGGCAGAGCGACGAGCTGCTGGAGGCGGGCGTCGACGCCTGCCGCGCCAGGAACTGGGCGGTGCACACCCATCTCGCCGAGGTACGCGAGGAGCTGGTCGCCGCCAGCTCCCGCTGGGGCCGGCGGACGATCCCGCACGCGCTGCGCCTCGGCATGTTCGAGCGGCCGCTCATCGCCGGCCACGGGGTGTGGGTCACCGAGGCGGACGTCGAGATCCTCGCCGGCCACGGGGTCGCGATCGCCCACAACCCGGTCGCGAACATGATTCTCGGTTCCGGGGTGTGCCCGGTGGCCCGGCTGCGAGCCGCCGGCGTCGCCGTCGGGATCGGCACCGACGGCGCGGCCTCCAACGACAGCCAGGACATGCTGCAGGCGGTCAAGATGGCGGCGCTGCTGGCGAAGGTCCACGCCGTCGACCCGGCGGTGATCGACGCGCCGACCGTGCTGCGGATGGCGACCCTCGACGGCGCCAGGGCGCTGGGTCTCGACGACCTGGTCGGCAGCCTCGAGCCGGGGAAACGGGCCGACCTGGTGCTGCTGCAGGACTCGGTCTGCGTCTCCATGCTGCACGACCCGTGCGGCCAGCTCGTCTACGGCGCGTCACCGCGGGCGGTGCGCGACGTCTGGGTCGACGGGCGCAGGCTGGTCGACGACCATGCCTGCGTGGTCGTCGACGAGCGCGACCAGATCGAGCGGGCCCGCCCGCTCGCGCGCCGCCTCGCGATCGCCTCCGGTCTCGCCGCCGCCGGCGTCTCCCGGCTCGCGGGCCCGCCGGACTGGGCGCCGCGCACGCCGGACCGGCGGCATCCGTGGGAGGACGAGACCGAGCCAGACCCGACTGGAGAGGCCCAGGCCGGCTAG
- a CDS encoding molybdopterin-containing oxidoreductase family protein — translation MAVAGTDVASAGMGAAVTDAAGTHRAGAGEAATRTVRSFCRVCTSVCGILVETAGDQVLRVRGDRDHPMSAGYTCPKGRALPDVHHHPDRLERPLLRDGDGFRPTTWDECLDDLGTRVRAIIDEHGPSAVGIFFGSGVGMDAAGYKLAQSLHRAIGTPAKFSPLTIDGTAKVLISDLVGGTPALAGRPDYDTATFVLFVGSNPVVSHGHTVAMPNPIGTLKALRDRGEIWVVDPRHTETAKLATGHLAPRPGTDHAVLAYLVREVLRDGARRDVLESRCVDADVLATAVEPFTLAHTAAVCDVPADELTALLAAVRRAERVAVETGTGVTMSASANVTQWLGWALMIITGSMNQPGGAWFHPGFASRLENVQLPVSPADGSFGPGPRSRPETHSFLGEWPCAVLADEIEAGNIRAVLNLGGHLVTAFPDTETLVPALRKLDVFATIEIIANETTALSTHVLPTKDQLERADITLWDNLMPRVATQYTPAVVEPVGDRRSTWWVLAELGRRLGHDLAATSGEAATDGARLAKVVPRGTFGEDLTTRQWAETDRQLPALWVERHLDRLGGWRLAPRLLVDQLAGLTEPAPLVFVPRRQKRHLNSQFDFLGAEVEILVHPDDAATAGVRDGEPLVVRTAHGEITGIARVDPAIRRGAVSIPHGHQSANVNRLTDRLDLDPVTGMAHYSGVPVTISPA, via the coding sequence ATGGCCGTGGCAGGTACAGACGTGGCGAGCGCGGGCATGGGCGCGGCGGTCACGGACGCGGCAGGCACTCACCGCGCGGGCGCCGGCGAGGCGGCCACCAGGACGGTTCGCAGCTTCTGCCGGGTGTGCACCTCGGTCTGTGGAATCCTCGTCGAGACCGCCGGAGACCAGGTCTTACGGGTGCGCGGCGACCGGGACCACCCGATGTCCGCCGGCTACACCTGCCCGAAGGGGCGGGCACTCCCCGACGTGCACCACCACCCCGACCGGTTGGAACGCCCGCTCCTGCGCGACGGCGACGGCTTCCGCCCCACCACCTGGGACGAGTGCCTCGACGACCTTGGCACCCGGGTCCGGGCGATCATCGACGAGCACGGGCCGTCGGCCGTCGGGATCTTCTTCGGCAGCGGCGTCGGGATGGACGCGGCCGGCTACAAGCTGGCGCAGTCCCTGCACCGGGCCATCGGGACGCCGGCGAAGTTCAGCCCGCTGACCATCGACGGCACGGCGAAGGTGCTCATCTCCGACCTCGTCGGCGGGACGCCGGCGCTCGCCGGCCGCCCCGACTACGACACGGCGACGTTCGTCCTGTTCGTCGGCAGCAACCCGGTCGTCTCCCACGGGCACACCGTCGCGATGCCCAACCCGATCGGGACGCTGAAGGCGCTGCGCGACCGCGGTGAGATCTGGGTCGTCGACCCCCGCCACACCGAGACCGCGAAGCTGGCCACCGGCCACCTCGCCCCGCGCCCGGGCACGGACCACGCCGTGCTCGCCTACCTGGTCCGCGAGGTGCTGCGCGACGGCGCGCGCCGCGACGTCCTGGAGAGCCGCTGCGTCGACGCCGACGTGCTCGCCACCGCCGTCGAGCCCTTCACGCTGGCGCACACGGCCGCGGTGTGCGACGTGCCGGCGGACGAGCTGACCGCGCTGCTCGCCGCGGTCCGCCGGGCCGAACGGGTCGCCGTCGAGACGGGCACCGGCGTCACCATGTCGGCGAGCGCGAACGTCACCCAGTGGCTCGGGTGGGCCCTGATGATCATCACCGGATCGATGAACCAGCCGGGCGGCGCCTGGTTCCACCCGGGGTTCGCCAGCCGGCTCGAGAACGTCCAGCTCCCGGTCTCGCCAGCCGACGGCTCGTTCGGCCCCGGGCCGCGCAGCCGTCCCGAGACGCATTCCTTCCTCGGCGAGTGGCCGTGCGCGGTGCTGGCCGATGAGATCGAGGCCGGCAACATCCGCGCCGTGCTGAACCTCGGCGGCCACCTCGTCACCGCCTTCCCGGACACCGAGACGCTGGTGCCGGCGCTGCGCAAGCTCGACGTGTTCGCGACGATCGAGATCATCGCGAACGAGACGACCGCGCTGTCGACGCACGTCCTGCCGACGAAGGACCAGCTCGAGCGGGCCGACATCACCCTCTGGGACAACCTGATGCCGCGGGTGGCCACCCAGTACACGCCGGCGGTCGTCGAACCGGTCGGCGACCGGCGCTCCACCTGGTGGGTGCTCGCCGAGCTGGGCCGCCGCCTCGGCCACGACCTCGCGGCCACCTCCGGCGAGGCGGCCACGGACGGGGCCAGACTGGCGAAGGTCGTCCCCCGTGGCACGTTCGGCGAGGACCTGACGACCCGGCAGTGGGCCGAGACGGACCGGCAGCTACCCGCGCTGTGGGTCGAGCGGCACCTCGACCGGCTCGGCGGCTGGCGCCTCGCGCCCCGGCTGCTCGTCGACCAGCTGGCCGGGCTGACCGAGCCCGCGCCGCTCGTCTTCGTACCGCGGCGGCAGAAGCGGCACCTGAACTCCCAGTTCGACTTCCTTGGCGCCGAGGTCGAGATCCTCGTCCACCCCGACGACGCGGCCACCGCCGGCGTGCGCGACGGCGAGCCGCTGGTCGTCCGCACCGCGCACGGCGAGATCACCGGCATCGCCCGCGTCGACCCGGCGATCCGGCGCGGCGCTGTCTCCATCCCGCACGGCCACCAGTCCGCCAACGTCAACCGCCTCACCGACAGGCTCGACCTCGACCCCGTCACCGGCATGGCCCACTACTCCGGCGTCCCCGTGACCATCAGCCCGGCGTAA